The stretch of DNA AACTACAGACCGCGCGCAAGGAGCGGGGGACCCTGATTGCATCCGGATTCATTGCCGGCGGGGCCATCATGGGAGTGGTGGCCGCGGCCATTATCTATTTCGGCCAACTGGTATTCGGCGAAGGATGGTCCATGATCCGCTCCCTGGGGACCGAGCACTGGCAGGAATCATTCGGCGGCGAGGCCCTGGGATTTGTCATGTTCCTACTGCTGCTGGGTTACCTGTACTGGGATTCGCGGCGCGCCCGGGTGGAATAATCCGCATTTGACAACCGCACCGGACCTGAGTGACTCGCGGCCGCGGGGACTGTTTGGCCGCATGGCGGATCATTACGATCGTTTCAACCACCTGTCCAGCCTGGGTTTGGATGCCTGGTGGCGGTATCGCTCACTGCGGGGACTTCGCTTAAGCGGCCGCATCCTGGACCTGGGCAGCGGCGGCGGGCAGATGTCTGAGGGCCTGACAAAACATCGGGCTTTCTGCGTTGGTGTAGATCCGAGTTACGCCATGCTGGCCAGAGGGAAAAGGCTTGGAAGGGCTTTCCTGCCCGTCCAGGCACAGGGAGAAGCCCTGCCGTTTCGCGATAATACCTGGGACGGGGTGATTTCAGGATTTGTTATGCGCAACCTGG from Candidatus Aminicenantes bacterium encodes:
- a CDS encoding methyltransferase domain-containing protein, with product MTTAPDLSDSRPRGLFGRMADHYDRFNHLSSLGLDAWWRYRSLRGLRLSGRILDLGSGGGQMSEGLTKHRAFCVGVDPSYAMLARGKRLGRAFLPVQAQGEALPFRDNTWDGVISGFVMRNLENLEKTIRECHRTLRPGGILMILDFFPPRSRLLRAFFRIYLGRIVPWVYGKVTGLGRDAAWLNRSIDEFMSVSEFRKL